A DNA window from Hemibagrus wyckioides isolate EC202008001 linkage group LG11, SWU_Hwy_1.0, whole genome shotgun sequence contains the following coding sequences:
- the wnt6a gene encoding protein Wnt-6, with the protein MMLPTQAHLLLVFTLTGRLWCVTGSPLVMDPNSICRRSKPAGGAYTELCQTQPEIIQKVAKGARLAIRECQHQFRYQRWNCTGHGKSLGKILQQDIRETAFINGIMAAGVLHAVTWACSQGELLQCGCVATKSSSGSPKEEATESPVLALQDQRWEWGGCGDDVDFGYKISRQFMDTRTRKGRNDIRSLIDLHNNEAGRLAVKTNMRTECKCHGLSGSCTLRSCWRKLPLFRQVGNHLMQSFRMAVRVMGGNDGKSIVSLDRDALPLGAHSLIYSDESPDFCVANRRTGSEGTRGRVCNGTETGPGACDWLCCNKGHEEHTLEYEENCQCQFQWCCEVQCERCAVRKEVNVCL; encoded by the exons ATGATGCTCCCAACTCAAGCGCACCTTCTTCTTGTCTTCACTCTCACCGGTCGCCTGTGGTG TGTGACGGGCAGTCCTCTTGTGATGGACCCAAACAGCATTTGCAGGAGGAGTAAGCCCGCAGGAGGTGCATATACTGAATTGTGTCAAACCCAGCCTGAAATAATCCAAAAAGTTGCCAAAGGAGCACGGTTGGCTATACGCGAATGTCAACACCAGTTCCGCTATCAGCGCTGGAACTGTACAGGTCACGGCAAGAGTCTAGGCAAGATCCTGCAACAAG ATATTCGGGAAACGGCTTTCATAAATGGCATCATGGCTGCAGGAGTGCTGCATGCGGTAACATGGGCCTGCAGCCAGGGGGAGCTGCTACAGTGTGGCTGTGTGGCTACTAAGAGCTCTTCTGGTAGCCCCAAAGAGGAGGCTACGGAAAGTCCAGTCCTTGCTCTCCAGGATCAGCGCTGGGAGTGGGGGGGTTGTGGGGATGATGTGGACTTTGGCTACAAGATTTCCCGGCAGTTCATGGACACCAGGACGCGGAAGGGCAGGAATGATATCAGGAGCCTGATTGATCTGCACAACAACGAAGCAGGCAGACTG gctGTAAAGACGAATATGCGAACCGAATGTAAATGTCACGGCCTCTCTGGTTCCTGCACGCTCCGCAGCTGCTGGAGGAAGTTGCCTCTGTTCCGCCAGGTTGGAAATCACCTCATGCAGAGCTTCCGAATGGCAGTTCGTGTGATGGGTGGCAATGACGGCAAATCCATCGTCTCCCTTGACAGGGATGCCCTGCCCCTGGGTGCCCACAGTCTCATCTATTCAGATGAATCCCCAGATTTCTGCGTGGCCAATCGCAGGACAGGATCCGAGGGGACACGTGGTCGGGTGTGTAACGGTACAGAGACAGGGCCTGGAGCCTGTGATTGGCTGTGCTGCAACAAAGGACATGAGGAACACACTCTTGAGTATGAGGAGAACTGCCAGTGCCagtttcagtggtgttgtgagGTACAGTGTGAGCGATGTGCTGTGAGAAAAGAGGTCAATGTCTGCCTTTAG
- the cdk5r2a gene encoding cyclin-dependent kinase 5 activator 2a: MGTVLSISPTSRKGGILDEKPDAGHGASGKTEKSLKRHSVLISALTWKRLVAASAKKKSAKKVNPNPPVSQISNPVDQLNTENLKKSQSGSERKKPGPLAVPVPTVPDKSLRTNQTQNGSQNGKQLLPVQRQASTRSIISPRRVIVQASTGELLRCLSEFMCRRCYKLKELSPNEIILWFRNVDRSLLIQGWQDQGFITPANLVFVYLLCREAVTEDISSEYELQATFLTCLYLAYSYMGNEISYPLKPFLVETNKEVFWERSLRIIDKMSAKMLQINADPHFFTEVFQDLKNEGGSKDTNAKWTNTLDR; encoded by the coding sequence ATGGGCACAGTGCTCTCCATTTCCCCCACCTCCAGGAAAGGAGGGATTCTAGACGAAAAACCGGATGCTGGACACGGTGCCAGTGGCAAGACGGAGAAAAGCCTAAAGCGTCATTCCGTTCTCATATCAGCCCTGACGTGGAAGAGGTTAGTGGCCGCGTCGGCCAAGAAGAAGAGTGCCAAAAAagtgaaccccaatcctccagTTTCTCAAATCAGTAACCCCGTGGACCAGCTGAACACCGAAAATCTCAAGAAATCACAATCAGGCTCCGAGCGCAAAAAGCCTGGACCGCTAGCAGTGCCGGTTCCGACTGTTCCAGATAAAAGCCTTCGCACCAATCAAACCCAAAATGGCTCACAGAACGGAAAACAACTTCTCCCGGTCCAGAGACAAGCCAGCACACGCTCGATAATCTCCCCACGACGCGTGATTGTCCAAGCGTCCACTGGCGAACTGCTGCGCTGCTTGAGCGAGTTCATGTGCCGCAGGTGCTACAAGCTCAAAGAGCTGAGCCCCAACGAGATCATCCTGTGGTTCCGAAATGTAGACCGTTCGCTGCTTATTCAAGGCTGGCAGGACCAAGGTTTTATCACACCTGCCAACCTTGTGTTCGTCTATCTGCTGTGCCGGGAAGCCGTGACCGAGGACATCAGCAGCGAGTACGAGCTGCAGGCCACGTTCCTCACCTGCTTGTACCTGGCCTACTCTTACATGGGCAACGAGATCTCGTACCCGCTCAAGCCTTTTCTGGTTGAAACCAACAAAGAGGTATTTTGGGAGCGCTCGCTGCGCATAATTGACAAAATGAGTGCCAAAATGCTGCAGATCAACGCCGACCCGCATTTCTTCACCGAGGTTTTCCAGGACCTAAAGAATGAAGGAGGTTCGAAGGACACTAACGCCAAATGGACAAACACCTTGGATCGCTAG